A single genomic interval of Comamonas sp. 26 harbors:
- the kdgD gene encoding 5-dehydro-4-deoxyglucarate dehydratase — MSPQYLKEVMSSGLLSFPVTDFDANGNFNAKGYAARLEWLAPYGATALFAAGGTGEYFSLHGEEYGQIIKTAVDTCRGKVPIIAGAGGPTRTAIAHAQEAERLGAHGVLLLPHYLTEAGQEGLIAHVEQVCKSVDFGVIVYNRDRSKFTPESLAILADRCPNLVGFKDGVGNIETMSSIFMKMGDRFSYLGGLPTAEVYAAAYKALGTPVYSSAVFNFIPKTAMQFYEAVRNDDQATQHKLLKEFFMPYLNIRNRTEGYGVSIIKAGAKLVGHDAGPVRAPLSELKPQEMEELKALIDKLGPQ; from the coding sequence ATGTCTCCCCAGTACCTCAAAGAAGTGATGAGCTCAGGCTTGCTGTCCTTTCCCGTGACGGACTTTGATGCCAATGGCAACTTCAATGCCAAGGGCTATGCGGCGCGCCTTGAATGGCTGGCCCCCTACGGCGCAACTGCATTGTTCGCGGCAGGCGGCACAGGCGAGTACTTTTCGCTTCACGGTGAGGAATACGGCCAGATCATCAAGACCGCCGTCGACACCTGCCGCGGCAAGGTTCCCATCATTGCCGGCGCAGGCGGCCCCACCCGCACGGCCATCGCACATGCCCAGGAAGCCGAACGACTGGGCGCCCATGGTGTGCTGCTTTTGCCGCATTACCTGACAGAAGCGGGCCAGGAAGGCTTGATCGCGCATGTGGAGCAAGTGTGCAAGAGCGTGGACTTCGGCGTCATTGTCTACAACCGCGACCGCTCCAAGTTCACACCGGAATCGCTGGCCATTCTGGCCGACCGTTGCCCCAACCTCGTGGGCTTCAAGGACGGTGTGGGCAACATCGAAACCATGTCCTCCATCTTCATGAAGATGGGTGATCGCTTCTCGTATCTGGGCGGCCTGCCCACGGCAGAAGTCTATGCCGCGGCCTACAAGGCGCTGGGAACGCCGGTGTACTCCTCCGCCGTCTTCAACTTCATTCCCAAGACGGCGATGCAGTTCTATGAAGCCGTGCGCAACGACGATCAGGCGACACAGCACAAGCTGCTCAAGGAATTCTTCATGCCTTACCTGAACATCCGCAATCGCACGGAAGGTTACGGCGTCAGCATCATCAAGGCCGGAGCCAAGCTCGTAGGCCATGATGCGGGCCCCGTGCGCGCCCCGCTCTCTGAGCTCAAGCCCCAGGAGATGGAAGAGCTCAAAGCTCTGATCGACAAACTGGGCCCGCAATAA